TCAAGGGCGTGCTGGACAGCCTCGATGCGTCGGGTGAGGCTCGGTTCAAGGCGAACCACGACTCGCTCCTCGCGCACGTGACGCTCCACATGGTCGTGCCGCCATTTCGCGCACGCGTCATGCGCGTCCTCGACGAGCACGGAAGTCCAATCCGCAGCGCGTCACTTCTCGACGATGAGACGGGCGAAGTGAGGGCGACTACCAACTTCGCCGGCGAGGCGAGCCTCGGCTGGCTTCGGCGAGGCCGAACGAATATCCCCGTGCAACGGCCCGGCTACGAGCCGGAGCGTGTGACGATCAACGTCACACCGACGGACACCACGACGGTAATCGTGCAGCTTCGTCGCACGCCGTAGGCAGCGCGTCGCTCAGTTTCGCTGTGACGGCGGACGGTCGGAGTCGACGCAGAGCACTTTGAGCTGCTGCTGCGCGTACGGGTCGAGCTGATTGTCGAGAATGTCGAGCGACTGCCTGGCCGTTTCGGCGAAAGACGTTTCGCCCGCATGGAGGCCCGACCGGGCGACGGGTATGACGTCGGCGGCCATGCGGACTCGTTTACAGCTCTCGACCTTGTCGGTGAGCTTCATCGATTCCTTCAGCGCGGTTTGCGCAACGGCCAGCGCCGCGACGCCGGTGAGGAACCGCGATCGATCGGAGGACTGCACCGAATCGGCGAACGCCAGCATGCGAAGTGCGACGGCAAGGTCGGCATTGGATTGCGTACCGCTCGCCGCCGCCTGATAGAGCGCGTTCCCCTTGGCCAGCGCGTACGTCCCGACGTATGTCGAATCGTCGCCGCTG
This DNA window, taken from Gemmatimonadaceae bacterium, encodes the following:
- a CDS encoding carboxypeptidase-like regulatory domain-containing protein, whose product is KGVLDSLDASGEARFKANHDSLLAHVTLHMVVPPFRARVMRVLDEHGSPIRSASLLDDETGEVRATTNFAGEASLGWLRRGRTNIPVQRPGYEPERVTINVTPTDTTTVIVQLRRTP